Proteins co-encoded in one Haloarcula sp. DT43 genomic window:
- a CDS encoding non-canonical purine NTP pyrophosphatase — protein MLNFVTTNPGKVREATEYLDDDIRQFDFDYPEVQADDLKSVAAEGARAAYRAADGPVIVDDAGLFIDAFDGFPGPYSSYVEDTVGVERVWRMTEPEEDRAAAFKTVIAYCDGEGFEATPDPDGIDREDRRGQDLAADDRAAATTDEQVDDGETVPVKLFEGRVPGDIVAPRGESGFGFDPIFEHDGTTFAEMSTEQKNAISHRGRALAKFAEWYGER, from the coding sequence ATGCTCAATTTCGTCACGACCAACCCCGGGAAGGTCCGGGAGGCGACCGAGTACCTCGACGACGACATCAGACAGTTCGACTTCGACTACCCGGAGGTCCAGGCCGACGACCTGAAATCGGTCGCGGCCGAGGGGGCGCGGGCGGCCTACCGGGCGGCGGACGGGCCGGTCATCGTCGACGACGCGGGGCTGTTCATCGACGCCTTCGACGGGTTCCCCGGCCCGTACTCCTCCTACGTCGAGGACACGGTCGGCGTCGAGCGCGTCTGGCGCATGACCGAACCGGAAGAGGACCGGGCGGCGGCGTTCAAGACGGTCATCGCCTACTGCGACGGCGAGGGCTTCGAGGCGACCCCCGACCCGGACGGCATCGACCGCGAGGACCGGCGCGGACAGGACCTGGCGGCCGACGACCGCGCTGCGGCGACGACGGACGAGCAGGTCGACGATGGCGAGACCGTGCCGGTGAAACTGTTCGAGGGCCGCGTGCCCGGCGACATCGTCGCGCCCCGCGGCGAGAGCGGGTTCGGCTTCGACCCTATCTTCGAACACGACGGGACGACCTTCGCGGAGATGAGCACCGAACAGAAGAACGCCATCTCCCACCGCGGGCGGGCGCTGGCGAAGTTCGCGGAGTGGTACGGTGAGCGGTAG
- the ilvA gene encoding threonine ammonia-lyase translates to MLSFEDVLAAQDTVSETARHTPLDYSHTFSAMTGADVHLKLELFQRTGSFKIRGATNRIASLSDAERDAGVVTASAGNHAQGVALAATRIGVDSKIVMPERAPVSKVKATRSYGGDVVLHGRDYDAAAERAHELEREEGRTYVHAFDDERVMAGQGTIGLEIYEDLPGVDTVVVPIGGGGLISGIATALEGKDERIRVVGVQAEGASSVAESLRKGHRVERDSVETIADGIATRTVGEKTFEVIRERVDEVVTVSDSEIAVALTTLLERSKTLAEGAGAVALAAVTEEKFDFADGETIVPALCGGNIDLNTLTNVIIRGLVETGRYLRIRTVLQDRPGALEELVEVLTRERVNIYGIEHDRTNRDVAMSSAEVELDLETRGPDHVDALLDALADEGYEVDVLV, encoded by the coding sequence ATGCTCTCGTTTGAGGACGTGCTCGCGGCACAGGACACCGTCTCGGAAACGGCCAGACACACGCCGCTCGACTACTCGCACACCTTCTCGGCGATGACGGGCGCAGACGTGCATCTCAAGCTCGAACTGTTCCAGCGCACGGGCTCGTTCAAGATACGCGGCGCGACCAACCGCATCGCGTCGCTCTCGGACGCCGAGCGGGACGCCGGGGTCGTCACGGCGAGCGCCGGCAACCACGCCCAGGGGGTCGCGCTGGCCGCCACGCGAATCGGCGTCGACTCGAAAATCGTGATGCCGGAACGGGCCCCGGTGTCGAAGGTGAAAGCGACCCGGAGCTACGGCGGCGACGTGGTCCTCCACGGCCGGGACTACGACGCGGCCGCCGAACGCGCACACGAACTCGAACGCGAGGAGGGCCGGACCTACGTCCACGCCTTCGACGACGAGCGGGTGATGGCGGGCCAGGGGACCATCGGCCTGGAGATATACGAGGACCTCCCCGGCGTCGACACGGTCGTCGTCCCCATCGGCGGGGGCGGCCTCATCAGCGGCATCGCGACGGCGCTCGAGGGGAAAGACGAGCGCATCCGGGTCGTCGGCGTCCAGGCCGAGGGGGCGTCCAGCGTGGCTGAATCCCTACGGAAGGGCCACCGCGTGGAACGCGACAGCGTCGAGACCATCGCCGACGGCATCGCCACCCGCACCGTCGGCGAGAAGACCTTCGAGGTCATCCGCGAGCGCGTCGACGAGGTGGTGACGGTGTCGGACTCGGAAATCGCCGTCGCGCTGACGACGCTGCTCGAACGCTCGAAGACCCTCGCCGAGGGCGCGGGGGCCGTCGCGCTGGCCGCCGTCACCGAGGAGAAGTTCGACTTCGCGGACGGCGAGACAATCGTCCCCGCGCTGTGTGGCGGCAACATCGACCTGAACACGCTGACCAACGTCATCATTCGCGGCCTCGTCGAGACCGGCCGCTACCTCAGGATACGGACCGTCCTCCAGGACCGGCCGGGCGCGCTGGAGGAACTCGTCGAGGTGCTCACGCGCGAGCGGGTCAACATCTACGGCATCGAGCACGACCGGACCAACCGCGACGTGGCGATGAGTTCCGCCGAGGTCGAACTGGACCTGGAGACCCGCGGCCCCGACCACGTCGACGCGCTCCTCGACGCGCTCGCCGACGAGGGCTACGAGGTCGACGTGCTGGTCTGA
- a CDS encoding DJ-1/PfpI family protein, with protein METVAIACFDGFDELDAIGPYEVFENAARFGASWDVTLRSVRESERVTASHGLRVEPDGLLTDVAPDLLVVAGGGWNDRSEAGVWTETERGDLPDAVAAAHGRGATVAGVCTGGMVLARAGLLDGRQAVTHGGALEDLRATDATVVDARVVDDGDVLTCGGVTSGLDLAVHLVEREWGADVAAAVCEEMEYEPRGDVFRGDR; from the coding sequence ATGGAGACTGTCGCAATCGCCTGCTTCGACGGGTTCGACGAACTGGACGCCATCGGCCCCTACGAGGTGTTCGAGAACGCGGCCCGGTTCGGCGCGTCCTGGGACGTGACGCTTCGTTCGGTGCGCGAGTCCGAGCGAGTCACCGCGAGCCACGGGCTCCGGGTCGAACCCGACGGCCTGCTGACCGACGTCGCCCCGGACCTGCTCGTCGTCGCCGGCGGCGGGTGGAACGACCGGAGCGAGGCCGGCGTGTGGACGGAGACCGAACGCGGCGACCTGCCCGACGCCGTCGCAGCGGCACACGGCCGCGGTGCGACCGTCGCCGGCGTCTGTACCGGCGGGATGGTGCTCGCCCGCGCCGGCCTGCTCGACGGCCGCCAGGCGGTGACACACGGCGGCGCACTCGAGGACCTGCGGGCGACCGACGCCACCGTCGTCGATGCCCGGGTCGTCGACGACGGCGACGTGCTAACCTGTGGCGGCGTCACGTCCGGGCTGGACCTCGCCGTCCATCTCGTCGAGCGCGAATGGGGCGCGGACGTGGCCGCCGCTGTCTGCGAGGAGATGGAGTACGAACCACGGGGCGACGTGTTCCGCGGCGACCGTTAG
- a CDS encoding VOC family protein: protein MELAHTAICVSDLDRAMAFYGALGFEETNRFTLDGVENVYLGRDGDGDLQLRYDPDRTTPVAPNRADVDHIAFTVDDVEGTYEAAIDAGAAPVVEPTEIDAADAFVAFVEDPEGYTLEFYRWL, encoded by the coding sequence ATGGAACTCGCACACACCGCAATCTGCGTCTCGGACCTCGACCGCGCGATGGCGTTCTACGGCGCGCTGGGCTTCGAGGAGACCAACCGCTTCACGCTGGACGGCGTCGAGAACGTCTATCTCGGCCGGGATGGCGACGGCGACCTGCAACTCCGCTACGACCCCGACCGGACCACCCCGGTCGCGCCGAACCGCGCCGACGTGGACCACATCGCGTTCACCGTCGACGACGTCGAGGGGACCTACGAGGCGGCCATCGACGCCGGCGCTGCACCCGTGGTCGAACCGACGGAAATCGACGCCGCCGACGCTTTCGTCGCCTTCGTCGAGGACCCCGAGGGGTACACGCTGGAGTTCTACCGCTGGCTCTGA
- a CDS encoding DUF1328 family protein, with translation MVAPPLAVLSTATVPLQSGGGLLYYAVVLVVLAVVAGIAGFRGVAGLSFRAAKFLVVVFLVLALVTFLL, from the coding sequence ATGGTAGCGCCCCCGCTCGCAGTACTATCGACTGCGACCGTGCCGCTGCAGTCCGGTGGCGGGCTGTTGTACTACGCCGTTGTCCTCGTGGTGCTGGCCGTGGTCGCCGGGATTGCCGGATTCCGTGGCGTCGCCGGGCTGAGCTTCCGCGCCGCGAAGTTCCTCGTCGTCGTCTTCCTCGTGCTAGCACTCGTCACGTTCTTGCTCTGA
- a CDS encoding DUF7384 family protein, which yields MREPSPARVVADADVLAADLLCGPDGDARAALDHVRRHSWVTLVASDHLLDDATAVIADLADDDLAADWRARIEPDCELVDHPAGDHPALAAAYRGGAQQLLSFDTELRSARTGAALNRHMAVSVRPPDAFARLFDPESLYPVVKEGEYPGPDRDPRA from the coding sequence ATGCGTGAGCCGTCGCCGGCCCGCGTCGTCGCCGACGCCGACGTCCTCGCCGCCGACCTGCTGTGTGGGCCGGACGGCGACGCCCGCGCAGCACTCGACCACGTCCGCCGCCACTCGTGGGTCACGCTCGTCGCCAGCGACCACCTGCTAGACGACGCGACCGCCGTCATCGCCGACCTCGCCGACGACGACCTGGCGGCCGACTGGCGGGCGCGTATCGAACCCGACTGCGAACTCGTCGACCATCCGGCCGGCGACCATCCCGCGCTGGCCGCGGCCTACCGGGGCGGGGCACAGCAGTTGCTCTCGTTCGATACCGAACTGCGGAGCGCCCGGACCGGTGCCGCGCTCAACCGTCACATGGCCGTGAGCGTCAGACCGCCGGACGCCTTCGCCCGCCTGTTCGACCCGGAGTCGCTGTACCCCGTCGTCAAGGAAGGCGAGTACCCCGGACCCGACCGGGACCCGCGTGCGTAG
- a CDS encoding DUF5808 domain-containing protein — protein MAEKPQSGTLFGVPYNFERPSLKRLVSAYWKPGEDMLVEKPFGIGYTLNLANWRSWVVLAVAGVMLYLERGGSGEEFDSESEDEPVEVVVD, from the coding sequence ATGGCAGAAAAACCCCAGTCGGGAACCTTGTTCGGCGTGCCGTATAACTTCGAACGACCGAGCCTCAAGCGGTTGGTGTCGGCCTACTGGAAGCCGGGCGAGGACATGCTGGTCGAGAAGCCCTTCGGCATCGGCTACACGCTGAACCTGGCGAACTGGCGCTCGTGGGTCGTGCTGGCGGTCGCCGGCGTGATGCTGTATCTCGAACGCGGCGGCAGCGGCGAGGAGTTCGACTCCGAGAGCGAGGACGAGCCGGTCGAAGTCGTCGTCGACTGA
- a CDS encoding potassium channel family protein has product MKFVIVGYGRVGIRTARILQSEGHEVVIVDNDPVKVERAAETGFETIQGDGNEESVLLDAGIETADAIGGLTGDLNTNFTACMIGKEHGCRTVLRIDADYREEIYEKYAADVDEIIYPERLGAAGAKTALLGGDFNVLADLTEQLSVASISIPEDSPFVGKRVVEVELPGDAHIYAHGKNHEPMTIPLPQTEIEPGDSVAIMADPGGLDDIRATLRGDAPA; this is encoded by the coding sequence ATGAAGTTCGTTATCGTTGGCTACGGCCGCGTCGGTATCCGGACCGCACGGATTCTGCAGAGCGAGGGCCACGAAGTCGTCATCGTCGACAACGACCCGGTGAAGGTCGAACGGGCCGCCGAGACCGGTTTCGAGACCATCCAGGGCGACGGCAACGAGGAGAGCGTCCTCCTCGACGCCGGCATCGAGACCGCGGACGCTATCGGCGGCCTCACGGGCGACCTGAACACGAACTTCACCGCCTGCATGATTGGCAAGGAACACGGCTGTCGGACCGTGCTGCGCATCGACGCCGACTACCGCGAGGAGATTTACGAGAAGTACGCCGCCGACGTGGACGAGATTATCTACCCCGAGCGGCTGGGCGCGGCCGGCGCGAAGACGGCGCTGCTGGGCGGGGACTTCAACGTCCTCGCCGACCTGACCGAACAGCTCTCGGTCGCCAGCATCAGCATCCCCGAGGACTCGCCGTTCGTCGGGAAACGGGTCGTCGAGGTGGAACTGCCCGGCGACGCCCACATCTACGCTCACGGCAAGAACCACGAGCCGATGACGATTCCGCTGCCACAGACGGAAATCGAACCCGGCGACAGCGTCGCCATCATGGCCGACCCCGGCGGGCTGGACGACATCCGGGCGACGCTCCGGGGCGACGCACCGGCCTGA
- a CDS encoding CARDB domain-containing protein: protein MIRTRTFAVFAALVVVGGFAAQAGAVPGVTAQQESPLEQAGNTGVTVDSLTAPESVAPNSTADVAATVTNNENATVTESVAFRFDGAVVDRTLVTLDPDESTTVQFAVGTTGVEPGDYRHGVFTSDDGQVAAVTVSDSFTLESLDAPTSAAAGDNVTVDATVANPNAFNTTQTVEFRLGGEPLAAESVTLDANESTEVTFTVDTTGVEPGTYVHSVFTRDDGAFAEITIESAVSEEPPAEETEEPPVDETEEPPVDETEEPPVDETEEPPVDETEEPPADETEEPPAEETEEPPAEETEEPPADETEEPPAEETEEPPVDETEEPPVDETEEPPADETEEPPADETEEPPAEETEDANTDEAGTTEG from the coding sequence ATGATACGAACTCGCACATTCGCCGTCTTCGCCGCGCTGGTCGTCGTCGGGGGCTTCGCCGCACAGGCCGGGGCCGTACCGGGCGTGACAGCGCAACAGGAATCGCCACTCGAACAGGCCGGGAACACAGGAGTCACCGTCGACTCCCTGACAGCGCCGGAGAGCGTCGCGCCGAACTCGACTGCCGACGTGGCCGCGACGGTCACGAACAACGAGAACGCCACGGTGACCGAGTCCGTGGCGTTCCGCTTCGACGGTGCCGTCGTCGACCGGACGCTCGTCACGCTCGACCCGGACGAGAGCACGACCGTCCAGTTCGCCGTCGGGACGACCGGCGTCGAACCCGGTGACTACCGCCACGGCGTCTTCACCAGCGACGACGGGCAGGTCGCCGCGGTCACCGTCTCCGACTCGTTCACCCTGGAAAGCCTCGACGCGCCGACGAGCGCCGCCGCCGGTGACAACGTCACCGTCGACGCGACTGTCGCCAACCCGAACGCCTTCAACACGACACAGACCGTCGAGTTCCGACTCGGCGGAGAGCCACTCGCCGCCGAGTCCGTGACCCTCGACGCGAACGAATCCACCGAGGTCACGTTCACCGTCGATACGACCGGCGTCGAACCGGGCACGTACGTCCACAGCGTCTTCACGCGTGACGACGGCGCGTTCGCCGAGATTACTATCGAGTCCGCGGTGTCCGAGGAACCGCCAGCGGAAGAGACTGAAGAACCGCCGGTTGACGAAACTGAAGAACCGCCGGTCGACGAAACCGAAGAACCGCCGGTTGACGAAACTGAAGAACCGCCGGTCGACGAAACTGAAGAACCGCCCGCTGACGAAACCGAGGAGCCGCCAGCGGAAGAGACCGAAGAACCGCCAGCGGAAGAGACTGAGGAGCCGCCCGCTGACGAAACCGAAGAACCGCCAGCGGAAGAGACTGAAGAACCGCCGGTCGACGAAACTGAAGAACCGCCGGTCGACGAAACTGAAGAACCGCCCGCTGACGAAACCGAAGAACCACCCGCTGACGAAACTGAGGAGCCGCCAGCGGAAGAGACCGAGGACGCGAACACCGACGAAGCCGGGACGACTGAAGGGTAA
- a CDS encoding Gfo/Idh/MocA family protein, producing the protein MTHRLVHVGLGGQGSTWATDAIPPNVDADRIEVVAAVDTDPERHELAERELGLSPEECYTDLETALSERPADVCSIVTPPATHEAVVETALAHDLHIISEKPIADTLEGSVRIAEKVSEAGKKMGVTMSHRFDQDKTTFRRAVQEAGDVDYLTGRYTGNVRERGFYADYVYEMSNMLLLDGAIHHLDILASLVDAPCERVYAETWTPDEADYDGDCTGFVTLHFADGTRAQYEGSYANATTLNGWGHEQFRAECADQTVVLDRRDVERFHGDDYRTGNFESIGRGDGESVSPAERPHWKNAWLIEQFCDWVDGGEPMPTSVDSVLESMAIVFAAIESSETGEAVDVQALLDDARANA; encoded by the coding sequence ATGACTCACCGATTAGTCCACGTCGGTCTGGGCGGCCAGGGCTCGACCTGGGCGACAGACGCGATTCCGCCGAACGTCGACGCCGACCGCATCGAGGTCGTCGCAGCGGTCGACACCGACCCCGAACGGCACGAACTGGCCGAACGAGAGCTCGGCCTCTCGCCCGAGGAGTGTTACACCGACCTCGAAACCGCGCTCTCGGAGCGTCCGGCTGACGTCTGTTCCATCGTGACGCCGCCGGCGACCCACGAGGCCGTGGTGGAGACGGCACTGGCCCACGACCTGCACATCATCTCGGAGAAACCGATTGCCGACACCCTGGAAGGGTCGGTCCGGATCGCCGAGAAGGTCAGCGAGGCCGGCAAGAAGATGGGGGTCACGATGAGCCACCGGTTCGACCAGGACAAGACGACCTTCCGGCGGGCCGTTCAGGAGGCCGGCGACGTCGACTACTTGACGGGCCGGTACACGGGCAACGTCCGCGAGCGTGGCTTCTACGCCGACTACGTCTACGAGATGTCGAACATGCTCCTGCTCGACGGCGCTATCCACCACCTCGACATCCTCGCGTCGCTGGTCGACGCCCCGTGTGAACGGGTGTACGCCGAGACGTGGACGCCCGACGAGGCGGACTACGACGGCGACTGCACCGGCTTCGTGACGCTGCACTTCGCCGACGGGACGCGCGCCCAGTACGAGGGCAGTTACGCCAACGCGACGACGCTGAACGGCTGGGGCCACGAGCAGTTCCGCGCCGAGTGCGCCGACCAGACCGTCGTCCTCGACCGCCGCGACGTCGAGCGGTTCCACGGCGACGACTACCGCACCGGGAACTTCGAGAGCATCGGCAGGGGCGACGGCGAGTCGGTGTCGCCCGCCGAGCGCCCCCACTGGAAGAACGCCTGGCTCATCGAGCAGTTCTGTGACTGGGTCGACGGCGGCGAGCCGATGCCGACGAGCGTCGACAGCGTCCTCGAATCGATGGCTATCGTCTTCGCCGCCATCGAGAGCAGCGAGACCGGCGAGGCCGTCGACGTGCAGGCGCTGCTCGACGACGCCCGCGCGAACGCCTAA
- the rnz gene encoding ribonuclease Z translates to MNMRVTFLGTSGAVPTTQRNTSSIFLNRDGDYLLFDCGEGTQRQMMRYGTGFAVDHLFVTHLHGDHVLGIPGLLQTWDFNERDRAIAVHTPAGTRGNIEQLIQANGTTPSFPVRINEVSAGDVVLDRPEYEVRAIETEHRCASVGYVLDEDDRKGKFDRQKAEEEFGIPPGPKYSKLHRGEAVEHEGETIQPEAVVGPPRPGRRFVYTGDTLPTESVIEASEGADLLVHDATFAEDRKERAKATAHSTAREAADVARQAGASTLALTHISTRYAASADQLVEEARDAFDGEVVLADDGMERRVEFPDADEFR, encoded by the coding sequence ATGAATATGCGCGTGACGTTCCTGGGAACGAGTGGGGCCGTGCCGACGACCCAGCGCAACACGAGCAGCATCTTCCTGAACCGCGACGGCGACTACCTCCTGTTCGACTGCGGCGAGGGCACGCAGCGACAGATGATGCGCTACGGCACCGGCTTCGCCGTCGACCACCTGTTCGTCACGCATCTCCACGGCGACCACGTCCTCGGGATTCCGGGGCTGCTCCAGACGTGGGACTTCAACGAGCGCGACCGCGCCATCGCCGTCCACACCCCGGCGGGCACGCGCGGGAACATCGAACAGCTCATCCAGGCCAACGGGACGACTCCCTCCTTTCCCGTCCGCATCAACGAGGTGTCGGCCGGCGACGTGGTTCTGGACCGGCCGGAGTACGAGGTCCGGGCCATCGAGACCGAACACCGGTGTGCCAGCGTCGGCTACGTCCTCGACGAGGACGACCGGAAGGGGAAGTTCGACCGCCAGAAGGCCGAGGAGGAGTTCGGCATCCCGCCGGGGCCGAAGTACTCGAAGCTCCACCGCGGCGAGGCCGTCGAACACGAGGGCGAGACCATCCAGCCGGAGGCCGTCGTCGGGCCGCCCCGTCCCGGCCGGCGGTTCGTCTACACCGGCGACACGCTCCCGACAGAGAGCGTCATCGAGGCGAGCGAGGGCGCGGACCTGCTCGTCCACGACGCTACCTTCGCCGAAGACCGGAAAGAGCGGGCGAAGGCGACGGCCCACTCCACCGCCCGGGAGGCCGCCGACGTGGCGCGACAGGCCGGCGCGTCGACGCTGGCGTTGACACACATCTCGACGCGCTACGCCGCCAGCGCCGACCAGTTGGTCGAGGAGGCCCGCGACGCCTTCGACGGCGAGGTCGTCCTCGCCGACGACGGGATGGAACGCCGCGTGGAGTTCCCGGACGCCGACGAGTTCCGATGA
- the citZ gene encoding citrate synthase → MSDDLKKGLEGVIVAESELSVIDGDAGKLVYRGYTIEDLAKGASYEEVLYLLWHGHLPNRDELSEFKRAMVDAREVDDDVISTVRQLAEADEDPMAALRTAVSMLSAYDPAPEDAEPTDETVNLETGRRITAKIPTIIAAFTRIRDGNEPVEPRDDLDHAANFLYMLNGEEPDDVLADVFDQALVLHADHGLNASTFSAITTASTLSDVHSAVTSAIGTLKGPLHGGANQDVMEMLKEVDDAESDPLEWVKNALDEGRRVSGFGHRVYNVKDPRAKILGERSKELGEAAGTLKWYEMSTTIEDYLMEEKGLAPNVDFYSASTYYQMGIPIDIYTPIFAMSRVGGWVAHVFEYIEDNRLIRPRARYVGAKPEDTTFVPLDER, encoded by the coding sequence ATGTCCGACGACCTCAAGAAGGGACTCGAGGGTGTCATCGTCGCCGAGTCCGAACTCAGCGTTATCGACGGCGACGCTGGCAAACTCGTGTATCGGGGGTACACCATCGAGGACCTCGCCAAAGGTGCCAGCTACGAAGAGGTGCTGTACCTGCTCTGGCACGGCCACCTGCCCAACCGGGACGAACTCTCCGAGTTCAAGCGTGCGATGGTGGACGCACGCGAGGTGGACGACGACGTCATCTCGACGGTCCGCCAGCTCGCCGAGGCCGACGAGGACCCGATGGCGGCGCTCCGGACCGCCGTGTCGATGCTCTCGGCGTACGACCCCGCGCCCGAGGACGCCGAGCCGACCGACGAGACGGTCAACCTCGAGACGGGTCGCCGCATTACGGCCAAGATTCCGACAATCATCGCGGCGTTCACCCGCATCCGCGACGGCAACGAGCCCGTCGAACCCCGGGACGACCTCGACCACGCGGCGAACTTCCTCTACATGCTCAACGGGGAGGAGCCCGACGACGTGCTGGCGGACGTGTTCGACCAGGCGCTCGTGCTCCACGCCGACCACGGGCTCAACGCCTCGACGTTCTCGGCCATCACGACGGCGTCGACGCTGTCGGACGTCCACAGCGCGGTCACCTCCGCCATCGGGACGCTGAAGGGACCGCTCCACGGCGGCGCGAACCAGGACGTTATGGAGATGCTAAAGGAGGTCGACGACGCCGAGTCCGACCCGCTGGAGTGGGTCAAAAACGCCCTCGACGAGGGCCGCCGTGTCTCCGGGTTCGGCCACCGCGTCTACAACGTCAAGGACCCCCGGGCGAAGATTCTCGGCGAGCGCTCGAAGGAACTCGGCGAGGCCGCCGGCACGCTCAAGTGGTACGAGATGTCGACCACCATCGAGGACTACCTCATGGAGGAGAAGGGGCTGGCCCCGAACGTCGACTTCTACTCGGCGTCGACGTACTACCAGATGGGCATCCCCATCGACATCTACACCCCCATCTTCGCGATGTCCCGCGTGGGCGGCTGGGTCGCCCACGTCTTCGAGTACATCGAGGACAACCGCCTGATTCGACCCCGCGCCCGGTACGTCGGTGCGAAGCCGGAAGACACGACGTTCGTGCCGCTGGACGAGCGGTAA
- a CDS encoding methyl-accepting chemotaxis protein, giving the protein MLTDPVGQYKAVIRESLELFGVAGSVERKVLAAVGLQFAASVALAGVSLVASGTVRFVVTGVLLVGAVVAFANTVFITREDFVEPVTAMAAGADHIASGELDVELPESERDDEVAELLASFRSMQAYLLTVSEQADALSRQEFDAEVLDEDVPGTFGQSLEKMAASMDDYTTELQAMTSDLERRSQALNDLVVAFGDAAERAKDGDLTATIDEDFDADDEQFDAVVENYNDLVTTLGETVATVAAFAEDVDETSDHVTRSIQEIDDASDEISRSIQEISAGASQQASRHDDVASEMNTLSATVEEIAATAENAADTAEKATRRGREGRADAEQAIDELDEMESRIDDIAVAVESLVDQISEIDDIVEVITDIAEQTNMLALNASIEAARADVSGDGFAVVADEVKTLAEETRDAATDVSDRIEAVQQEAGETVSDVEATNQQVTDSVETIESALRDFEDIVDVLGEVNASIQEISGATAEQAETTQEVVDMVDEVAAVSEQTNEESEAVAAAAEEQTATITEVTNEVREMAAQTDDLREVLAEFDVAEGAAGPSRTATTAVPSADD; this is encoded by the coding sequence ATGCTCACAGACCCGGTCGGACAGTACAAAGCGGTGATACGCGAATCACTCGAACTTTTCGGCGTCGCCGGCTCCGTCGAGCGGAAGGTGCTCGCGGCCGTCGGCCTGCAGTTCGCCGCGTCCGTCGCGCTGGCGGGTGTCTCTCTCGTCGCCAGCGGGACCGTCCGGTTCGTCGTCACGGGGGTGTTGCTCGTCGGTGCGGTCGTCGCGTTCGCCAACACGGTGTTCATCACCCGCGAGGACTTCGTCGAACCCGTCACGGCGATGGCGGCGGGCGCGGACCACATCGCCTCCGGCGAACTCGACGTGGAACTGCCCGAGAGCGAGCGCGACGACGAGGTCGCCGAACTGCTCGCGTCGTTCCGGTCGATGCAGGCCTACCTGCTGACGGTGTCCGAGCAGGCCGACGCGCTCTCCCGGCAGGAGTTCGACGCCGAGGTTCTCGACGAGGACGTGCCCGGGACTTTCGGGCAGTCCCTGGAGAAGATGGCCGCCAGCATGGACGACTACACGACCGAACTCCAGGCGATGACCAGCGACCTCGAACGGCGGTCCCAGGCGCTCAACGACCTCGTCGTCGCCTTCGGCGACGCCGCCGAGCGGGCGAAAGACGGGGACCTGACGGCCACGATCGACGAGGACTTCGACGCCGACGACGAGCAGTTCGACGCCGTCGTCGAGAACTACAACGACCTCGTGACCACGCTGGGTGAGACGGTCGCCACCGTCGCGGCGTTCGCCGAGGACGTCGACGAGACGAGCGACCACGTCACCAGGAGCATCCAGGAGATAGACGACGCCAGCGACGAAATCTCGCGGTCGATACAGGAGATTTCGGCCGGTGCCAGCCAGCAGGCGTCCCGCCACGACGACGTCGCCTCCGAGATGAACACCCTGTCGGCCACCGTCGAGGAGATAGCCGCGACCGCGGAAAACGCCGCCGACACCGCGGAGAAGGCGACACGGCGCGGCCGAGAGGGACGCGCGGACGCCGAACAGGCTATCGACGAACTCGACGAGATGGAGTCCCGCATCGACGACATTGCCGTCGCGGTCGAGAGCCTGGTCGACCAGATAAGCGAAATCGACGACATCGTCGAGGTCATCACGGACATCGCCGAGCAGACCAACATGCTCGCGCTGAACGCCTCCATCGAGGCGGCCCGCGCGGACGTGAGCGGCGACGGGTTCGCCGTCGTCGCCGACGAGGTCAAGACCCTCGCCGAGGAGACCCGCGACGCCGCGACGGACGTGTCCGACCGCATCGAGGCCGTCCAGCAGGAGGCCGGCGAGACCGTCAGCGACGTCGAGGCGACGAACCAGCAGGTGACCGACAGCGTCGAGACCATCGAGTCGGCGCTGCGGGACTTCGAGGACATCGTCGACGTGCTCGGCGAGGTCAACGCCTCGATTCAGGAGATATCGGGAGCCACCGCCGAGCAGGCCGAGACCACCCAGGAGGTCGTCGACATGGTCGACGAAGTCGCGGCGGTGAGCGAGCAGACCAACGAGGAGTCCGAGGCCGTCGCCGCCGCCGCCGAGGAACAGACGGCGACGATTACCGAAGTGACAAACGAGGTTCGGGAGATGGCGGCCCAGACCGACGACCTGCGCGAGGTGCTCGCGGAGTTCGACGTCGCGGAGGGCGCGGCCGGGCCGTCGAGGACAGCTACGACGGCCGTGCCGTCGGCCGACGACTGA